In a single window of the Anabas testudineus chromosome 19, fAnaTes1.2, whole genome shotgun sequence genome:
- the LOC113156790 gene encoding mucin-5AC-like yields MANETVQTSCIQENSEADECRENIAPEVTAGAGKQVQVGDVTGCFSAQTSGENKTLSDTCTFSTPAPTSSNGGVKAKSRLSGLQSALTPILKYLNIGNKCSSPEPVKHGNNLPCFPFNLNPANCQKSATGSSQHTNSRSHFVQSLGDKDASVCWLDDEYLPEITLLDVTCDSTMQLTRNDSALPDSAPGTPGTTRSLNGTFTTRQHLHSSSSTAQKLCHQKKIQALLQSDTSSPKGERETTDKAPSTSLNTTETLLVMNLNNTVVKPSGLGDVQNITSDRPCIQKPFGSTILEEAGANALFLKNKNGIITQRNSNESHQNNIGKSSPSRICNAFTITKGNHSGISSPDLSNYTETMAVIDPNVKIVDTPMRANAPLRWLDDRYFPEITLLDVTHDSEFSPGGEMSSMEVTQDVPPSDNLKNNTPSGEVIEEVITQPSRSDITQGDEFSSTFGSVNHTKSPFSEQSDKCAGENSMKVSLTQDISMSSVLENSRTSTEPSEQNIVKSQTSAEDTLGTHPANVTHDISSSSDMSSQCAASQLSTSDMQCSTSLTNVPSELHGEPVKTSNTVVIKNEELITSHDTEATSKMPQPSPETAGSANNTFTIVQSTNVSASTNTNTTTKIPNALNQTLDLSPSNGNSPKVDNDNKEEASLASKNTTEASLRMGQNCSVDKGNSPCHVQNTTFDHHSPQKSCESTTLQETGLQNNTFDSKPPSKQNGTITLSEVNSSDSHQNTLDKTSPSKVCNLTFSPKDRNSDVHHPEPSKPEETASTSKQNSTLTSSTISSSDSHQNTLDKTSPSKVCNLTFSPKDRNSDVHRPEPSKPEETASTSKQNSTLTSSKISSSDSHQNTLDEPSVSKVCNLTSSPKDSNSEVHHPEPSKPNEIITSTEPNVKMFNTPEVAIEAISVVAAASESGRHESKDQSQPSLPMIECLSDTLGHQSMDTGNGNAKAFNLDDTLDLRVDSLVTSTPMPNCKMFSLCSEREDCKTLGAQKKLYGDGAGKPVVQVPSDVPSNIVCDRKTFLTQPAAKSLLPPLKAACQLLKYKTASTLPGRFEPSTSGLPMTRQRTQAEALRNTAAPDPAQGTSGISSYNLRATTTGLKQPTSGLTKPHLTAIPSGIQRAAPGLRPPSTRSNTPASLSTDKLRGPTATNPVVNNSQAKRHPLTRGESLPTAKRKKMEAPLTSSATEAPASSCDAANRTKSQKHPVTSQRPLPAKSKKDGAAVPANTAETSAPCDAAIRARVLKQPATSHKAVLPKPPGHGCAKCIEFEEQLKMKSEEIKQLKEELLKYSKQEEEC; encoded by the exons ATGGCCAATGAGACAGTGCAAACCTCATGTATTCAGGAAAATTCAGAGGCTGATGAATGCAGAGAAAATATTGCGCCAGAGGTCACTGCTGGAGCTGGGAAGCAAGTCCAAGTAGGAGACGTGACTGGATGTTTCTCTGCacaaacaagtggagaaaaCAAGACTCTCTCTGACACCTGCACTTTTTCAACCCCAGCTCCAACAAGCAGCAATGGAGGAGTGAAGGCAAAATCGAGGCTCTCTGGTCTCCAGTCTGCTCTAACCCCCATTTTAAAATACCTAAACATTGGCAATAAATGTTCATCTCCAGAACCTGTGAAACATGGTAACAATCTTCCCTGTTTTCCATTTAATCTTAACCCAGCAAATTGTCAAAAATCAGCAACAGGTTCCAGCCAACATACCAACTCCCGTAGTCATTTTGTACAATCACTGGGTGACAAGGATGCTTCCGTGTGCTGGCTGGATGATGAATACTTGCCAGAAATTACTCTCCTTGATGTTACATGTGATTCCACAATGCAGCTAACTAGAAATGATTCAGCTCTTCCTGACAGTGCACCTGGAACGCCTGGAACTACTAGATCTCTGAACGGCACATTTACCACTCGCCAGCACCTCCATTCAAGTTCTTCAACTGCTCAAAAACTCTGCCATCAGAAGAAGATACAGGCCCTTCTTCAGTCTGATACAAGCAGCCCtaaaggggagagagaaactACAGATAAGGCTCCTTCAACCTCTCTGAACACAACTGAAACTTTGCTTGTAATGAATCTGAATAACACAGTAGTTAAGCCAAGTGGTTTGGGTGATGTTCAGAACATTACATCTGATAGACCGTGTATTCAAAAACCCTTTGGCAGTACCATTTTAGAAGAAGCTGGTGCTAATGCCCTTTTTCTTAAAAACAAGAACGGTATAATAACTCAAAGGAACTCAAATGAAAGTCACCAGAATAATATAGGAAAATCCTCGCCTTCCAGGATCTGTAACGCCTTCACTATTACTAAAGGTAACCATTCAGGAATCTCCTCTCCAGACCTGTCAAACTATACTGAAACAATGGCTGTTATAGACccaaatgttaaaatagttGACACCCCCATGAGGGCAAACGCTCCTCTGCGTTGGCTGGATGATAGATACTTCCCAGAAATTACTCTCCTTGATGTTACTCATGATTCAGAGTTTTCACCGGGAGGAGAAATGTCCTCTATGGAGGTCACACAGGATGTTCCACCAAgtgataatttaaaaaacaacacccCATCTGGAGAGGTCATTGAAGAAGTTATAACTCAGCCCAGCAGATCAGACATAACTCAGGGTGACGAATTCTCTAGTACGTTTGGCAGTGTCAACCACACTAAAAGCCCATTTAGTGAGCAATCTGACAAGTGTGCAGGAGAAAATTCAATGAAAGTTTCTCTAACTCAGGATATTTCTATGAGCAGTGTTTTGGAGAACAGCAGGACCTCAACAGAGCCCAGTGAACAAAACATTGTGAAGAGTCAAACATCAGCTGAGGACACACTTGGTACCCATCCTGCTAATGTTACTCATGACATAAGCTCCTCTAGTGACATGTCTTCTCAATGTGCTGCATCACAGTTGTCTACTTCTGATATGCAGTGTAGTACTAGTTTAACAAATGTCCCCTCTGAGCTTCATGGTGAACCTGTTAAGACCTCTAATACTGTGgtaattaaaaatgaagagCTAATTACCAGCCATGACACTGAGGCGACCAGCAAAATGCCACAGCCAAGCCCAGAAACAGCTGGGTCTGCCAACAACACATTTACCATCGTCCAGTCTACCAATGTGAGTGCCTCCACCAATACAAACACTACTACTAAAATACCCAACGCTCTGAATCAAACATTGGATCTTTCCCCATCTAATGGGAACAGTCCCAAAGTGgataatgacaataaagagGAGGCTAGTTTGGCCTCTAAGAACACCACTGAAGCTTCCCTCAGAATGGGCCAAAATTGCTCAGTTGATAAGGGGAACAGTCCATGTCATGTGCAGAACACCACTTTTGATCATCATTCCCCTCAGAAATCATGTGAGAGTACTACTTTACAGGAAACTGGTCTCCAGAACAACACATTCGATAGTAAACCTCCATCTAAACAGAATGGCACAATAACTTTATCAGAAGTAAACTCAAGTGATAGTCATCAGAACACTCTGGACAAGACCTCTCCTTCCAAAGTTTGTAACCTAACCTTTAGCCCTAAAGACAGAAATTCTGACGTTCATCATCCTGAACCATCAAAACCTGAGGAAACAGCTAGTACATCCAAACAGAATAGCACATTAACTTCATCAACAATAAGCTCAAGTGACAGTCATCAGAACACTCTGGACAAGACCTCTCCTTCCAAAGTTTGTAATCTAACCTTTAGCCCTAAAGACAGAAATTCTGACGTTCATCGTCCTGAACCATCAAAACCTGAGGAAACAGCTAGTACATCCAAACAGAACAGCACATTAACTTCATCAAAAATAAGCTCAAGTGACAGTCATCAGAACACTCTGGACGAGCCGTCTGTTTCTAAAGTTTGTAATCTAACCTCTAGTCCTAAAGACAGCAATTCTGAAGTTCATCATCCTGAACCATCAAAACCTAATGAAATAATAACTAGTACAGAACCTAACGTCAAGATGTTTAATACCCCGGAGGTCGCAATTGAAGCAATTTCAGTTGTAGCAGCAGCATCTGAATCTGGACGTCATGAATCTAAGGATCAGTCACAACCAAGTCTGCCTATGATAGAATGTCTTTCTGATACTTTGGGCCACCAAAGCATGGATACAGGAAACGGCAACGCAAAGGCATTTAATTTGGATGACACCCTAGATTTAAGGGTGGATTCTCTGGTTACTTCAACACCTATGcccaactgtaaaatgtttagcTTGTGCAGTGAACGAGAGGATTGCAAAACTTTAGGGGCACAGAAAAAACTGTATGGGGATGGCGCTGGCAAACCCGTTGTTCAGGTACCTTCAGATGTTCCCTCAAACATTGTCTGTGATCGAAAAACATTCTTGACACAACCTGCCGCCAAGTCTCTTCTGCCGCCTTTGAAAGCTGCATGTCAGCTGTTGAAGTACAAAACAGCCTCCACACTTCCAGGAAGGTTTGAGCCATCGACATCAGGCCTGCCCATGACGAGACAAAGAACCCAAGCCGAAGCTTTGAGGAATACAGCTGCTCCTGATCCAGCCCAGGGG ACCTCAGGGATAAGTTCCTACAACTTACGTGCTACAACTACAG GATTAAAGCAGCCGACTTCTGGCTTGACAAAACCACATTTGACTGCCATACCATCAGGCATCCAGAGAGCTGCACCAGGTCTCAGACCACCATCGACAAGAAGCAACACACCTGCTTCTTTAAGTACTGACAAACTCCGTGGTCCTACAG ctaCTAATCCTGTGGTGAATAATTCTCAAGCAAAGAGGCATCCTTTAACCAGAGGGGAATCTTTGCcaacagcaaagaggaagaaaatgg AGGCTCCCCTAACATCCAGTGCCACTGAAGCTCCGGCTTCTTCATGTGATGCTGCAAACAGAACTAAAAGCCAGAAACATCCCGTAACCAGTCAGAGACCTTTGCCGGCTAAAAGCAAGAAGGACG GTGCTGCAGTACCAGCCAATACTGCTGAAACCTCAGCACCTTGTGATGCTGCCATTCGAGCCAGAGTCCTGAAACAACCTGCAACCAGCCATAAAGCTGTGCTACCTAAACCTCCTGGCCATG GATGTGCCAAATGTATCGAGTTTGAAGAACAACTCAAAATGAAATCAGAAGAAATAAAGCAACTGAAAGAAG AGTTGctgaaatacagtaaacaaGAGGAAGAATGCTGA
- the eif3c gene encoding eukaryotic translation initiation factor 3 subunit C, with protein MSRFFATGSDSESEESSSADEITPKAPGTTFKQSLLLSDDEEDTKRVVRSAKDKRFEELTNFIKTIRNAMKIRDMAKCLEEFEQLCRAFLKSKNIVDKEGVPSFYIRLLADLEDYLNQLWEDKEGKKKMNKNNAKALSTLRQKIRKYNRDYESEIAAYKENPQESADEEEEKEPEDSGSSSESDDEGGEDGVSAKAFLKKKPEASSEASKFLKSAKGSGDESSSSDDDDDDEDWGSDTVDSGSESSDEGEGGKSGSLAMVFLKKAQETDKASYKKSAKLKKLKKKERLEEEAEEEGGEEVEGAWEKVRGGIPLVKEKPKMFAKGTEINTGVVVKKLNEILQARGKKGTDRAAQIELLHALAAISNENNLGQGILVKIKFNIIASLYDYNPNLAAFMKPDMWKKCLECIDELLDILFDNNNNIFIGENIAEDSENLAISDQPFRVRGCILTLVERMDEEFTKIMQNTDPHSQEYVDNLKDEGRVCGIIDRLLNYLENKGSTEEICRVYLRRIMHTYYKFDYKAHRRSLGLQGESKSEQDQEESEGEDSAVIMDRLCKFIYAKDRTDRIRTCAILCHIYHHALHSRWYQARDLMLMSHLQDNIQHADPPVQILYNRTMVQLGICAFRQGMIKDAHNALLDIQSSGRAKELLGQGLLMRNMQERNAEQEKIEKRRQVPFHMHINLELLECVYLVSAMLLEIPYMAAHEFDARRRMISKQFHHQLRVGERQPLLGPPESMREHVVAASKAMKMGDWRTCHSFIINEKMNSKVWDLFPETQRVREMLVRKIQEESLRTYLFTYSSVYDSISMETLSEMFELEIPTVHSIISKMIINEELMASLDQPTQTVVMHRTEPTSLQNMALQLAEKLGSLVENNERVFDLKQGVYGGYFNRDQKGGYQQKQSYQRDQKGGYQQKQGGYQRGGYRNQNQGNY; from the exons ATGTCTCGTTTCTTTGCAACCGGCTCTGACAGTGAGTCAGAGGAGTCCTCATCTGCTGATGAGATCACCCCTAAAGCACCTGGGACCACTTTTAAGCA GTCATTGCTACTtagtgatgatgaagaggacaCTAAGAGAGTGGTGCGAAGTGCCAAAGACAAAAG GTTTGAGGAGTTGACCAACTTTATCAAGACCATCCGTAATGCTATGAAGATCCGTGACATGGCCAAATGTCTGGAGGAATTTGAGCAGTTATGCAGAGCCTTCCTCAAAAGCAAGAATATAGTGGACAAAGAAGGGGTTCCCTCTTTCTATATTCGTCTTTTGGCTGACCTGGAGGACTATCTGAACCAG CTTTGGGAGGACAAAGAGGGCAAGAAgaagatgaacaaaaacaacGCAAAAGCCCTCAGTACGCTTCGTCAGAAGATCCGGAAGTACAACAGGGATTACGAATCAGAAATAGCTGCATACAAGGAG aACCCACAAGAGTCagcagatgaagaggaggagaaggagccgGAAGACTCTG GCTCCTCTTCTGAGAGCGATGACGAGGGAGGTGAAGATGGCGTGTCAGCCAAGGCTTTCCTAAAGAAAAAGCCTGAAGCTTCATCAGAAGCCAGCAAGTTCCTCAAGTCTGCCAAGGGATCTGGG GATGAGTCCTCTTCTagtgatgatgacgatgatgatgaagactgGGGCTCAGACACTGTAGACAGTGGCAGTGAGAGCTCAGATGAaggggagggaggaaagagcGGCTCCTTGGCTATGGTCTTTCTGAAGAA AGCTCAGGAGACTGATAAGGCCAGTTACAAGAAAAGTGCAAAGCTGAAGAAACTCAAGAAGAAAGAGCGACTAGAGGAGGAGGCcgaggaggaaggaggagaggaggttgAGGGAGCCTGGGAGAAAGTGAGAGGAGGCATCCCCCTGGTCAAG GAAAAGCCCAAGATGTTTGCCAAAGGCACGGAGATCAATACAGGAGTGGTGGTGAAGAAACTAAATGAGATCCTGCAAGCAAGAGGCAAAAAGGGCACAGACAG AGCTGCCCAGATTGAACTGCTTCACGCTCTGGCCGCCATCTCTAACGAGAATAACTTGGGCCAAGGTATCTTGGTCAAGATTAAATTCAACATTATTGCCTCCCTCTACGACTACAACCCCAACTTGGCGGCCTTCATGAAG CCTGACATGTGGAAGAAGTGTCTGGAATGTATAGATGAGCTGTTGGACATCCTCTTcgataacaacaacaacatctttattggaGAGAACATTGCAGAGGACAGTGAAAACCTGGCCATCTCAGACCAG CCTTTCAGAGTGCGTGGATGCATCTTAACGCTGGTAGAGAGGATGGATGAAGAGTTCACCAAGATCATGCAGAACACTGATCCCCACTCACAAG AATATGTTGACAATCTGAAAGATGAGGGACGAGTTTGTGGCATCATTGACCGGCTGCTCAACTATTTGGAGAACAAGGGCAGCACAGAGGAGATTTGCCGTGTTTACCTACGCAGGATCATGCACACCTATTACAAGTTTGACTACAAGGCCCACCGACGCAGCCTGGGCCTCCAGGGAGAGTCCAAG tctgAGCAGGATCAGGAGGAGAGCGAGGGGGAGGACAGCGCTGTGATCATGGACCGCCTCTGCAAGTTTATTTATGCCAAGGATCGTACCGACCGTATCCGTACCTGCGCTATTCTCTGCCACATTTACCACCATGCTCTGCATTCACGCTGGTACCAGGCCCGTGACCTGATGTTGATGAGCCACCTGCAAGACAACATCCAGCACGCTGACCCACCTGTGCAG aTCCTGTACAACAGAACCATGGTTCAACTAGGCATCTGCGCATTTAGGCAGGGCATGATTAAAGATGCACATAATGCCCTGCTGGATATCCAGTCATCTGGTCGTGCAAAGGAACTCTTGGGGCAGGGTTTGCTCATGAGGAACATGCAGGAGAGGAATGCCGAGCAAGAGAAGATTGAAAAGAGGAGACAA GTGCCATTCCACATGCACATCaacctggagctgctggagtGTGTGTACCTGGTGTCAGCCATGCTGCTAGAAATCCCCTACATGGCCGCTCATGAGTTTGATGCCCGTCGCAGGATGATCAGCAAACAGTTTCATCATCAGCTGAGGGTGGGAGAGAGACAGCCGCTGCTGG GACCACCAGAGAGCATGAGGGAGCACGTGGTGGCCGCTAGCAAGGCCATGAAGATGGGGGACTGGCGAACCTGCCACTCGTTTATCATCAACGAGAAGATGAACAGTAAAGTCTGGGACCTGTTTCCTGAGACACAGCGAGTACGCGAGATGCTTGTCAG GAAGATTCAAGAGGAGTCACTGAGGACATATCTGTTCACATACAGCAGCGTTTACGACTCCATCAG catGGAGACACTATCTGAGATGTTTGAACTGGAGATACCCACAGTTCACAGCATCATCAGCAAGATGATCATCAACGAGGAGCTGATG GCATCACTTGACCAGCCCACACAGACCGTGGTGATGCACCGCACAGAGCCCACCTCCCTGCAGAACATGGCTCTGCAGCTGGCTGAGAAACTGGGCAGCTTGGTGGAGAACAACGAGCGTGTCTTTGACTTAAAGCAAGGCGTATATGGAGGCTACTTCAACAGAG ATCAGAAGGGTGGCTACCAACAGAAGCAGTCCTACCAGAGGG ACCAGAAAGGTGGTTACCAGCAGAAACAGGGGGGCTACCAGCGAGGCGGCTACAGAAATCAAAACCAAGGCAACTACTGA
- the prodh2 gene encoding hydroxyproline dehydrogenase has protein sequence MMCSRLRPSLPHFLSLRLMGTAAPRMVSSKQTEVLSAALAFEDPSAFRVKGWGELLRALGVFRLCSFPVLVNNCGTLMSIARTLLGKKGFSLLLRPTVYAQFVAGENESEISQSMQKMSLLGLRPMLAVPIEEDLGESTGEKRYDDNMEAMLECVRMSHSNAWSKDPMMQLKITALLSPELCVKLTTLIAQQPCDLNLLVRAMDGEPVSFPGLDEKEVAHFLCGLQRLNKIAEASVNKVRVLVDAEYTYMNPALSLVTMAMMKKFNKDGVWIWNTYQCYLKESRSLLLEALHLSKKEEFCLGVKLVRGAYMDKERKLAEKEGRPDPIHQSWEDTNDSYNGSLDVMLEYISQKPERYRIIVATHNEESVRKAAVRMEELGVDKDGGSVCFGQLLGMCDHVSLTLAKEGYAIYKSVPYGSVDDTLPYLVRRAQENRTVLQGIRKERDLLRQELRRRLRQSLKRGS, from the exons ATGATGTGTTCTCGTTTGCGTCCCTCACTCCCTCACTTCTTGTCGCTGAGGTTGATGGGGACTGCGGCCCCCAGGATGGTGTCTTCCAAGCAGACTGAAGTTCTCTCCGCAGCTCTGGCTTTTGAAGATCCCAGTGCCTTCAGGGTGAAAGGTTGGGGTGAACTGCTGCGTGCCTTGGGCGTCTTCCGCCTCTGCTCCTTCCCTGTGCTGGTTAACAACTGTGGGACG TTAATGTCCATAGCACGCACCCTACTGGGAAAGAAGGggttttctttgctgctgcGGCCCACTGTGTATGCTCAGTTTGTGGCTGGAGAGAATGAGAGTGAGATCTCTCAGTCCATGCAGAAGATGAGCCTCCTGGGACTGAGACCCATGCTGGCAGTACCTATTGAGGAGGATCTGGGAGAAAGCACCGG AGAGAAGAGATATGATGACAACATGGAGGCCATGTTGGAGTGCGTGCGAATGTCCCACAGCAACGCCTGGAGCAAAGACCCAATGATGCAGCTGAAGATCACAGCCCTGCTCAGCCCAGAGCTGTGT GTGAAACTCACAACCCTCATCGCTCAACAACCATGTGACCTGAATCTCCTCGTTAGAGCAATGGATGGAGAG CCTGTTAGTTTCCCGGGTTTGGATGAAAAAGAAGTTGCACACTTCCTCTGTGGGCTGCAGAGACTCAACAAGATAGCAGAG gcAAGTGTAAACAAAGTCAGAGTCCTGGTTGATGCAGAGTACACCTACATGAACCCTGCCCTCTCTCTTGTCACCATGGCCATGATGAAGAAATTTAACAAAGATGGCGTCTGGATTTGGAACACATATCAATGTTACCTGAAG GAGTCCAGGTCTCTTCTGCTAGAAGCTCTGCACTTGTCCAAGAAGGAGGAGTTCTGTCTAGGAGTCAAGCTGGTACGAGGAGCCTACatggacaaagagagaaaactaGCAGAGAAGGAGGGTCGACCTGATCCTATCCACCAGAGCTGGGAGGACACCAATGACAG ttaCAACGGCTCCCTGGATGTGATGCTGGAGTACATTTCCCAGAAACCTGAGCGCTACAGGATCATTGTCGCCACTCACAATGAGGAGTCAGTGAGAAAAGCTGCGGTCAG GATGGAGGAGCTGGGAGTAGACAAAGATGGAGGTTCAGTGTGTTTTGGCCAGTTGCTGGGCATGTGTGACCACGTCTCCCTCACACTGG CTAAGGAAGGCTATGCCATATACAAGTCAGTGCCGTATGGCTCAGTGGACGACACCCTGCCCTACCTGGTGCGTCGGGCTCAGGAGAACCGCACCGTATTGCAGGGAATCCGCAAAGAGAGAGACCTACTGAGGCAAGAGCTCAGACGGAGACTACGCCAGAGTCTGAAGCGAGGCAGCTAA
- the tbx6 gene encoding T-box transcription factor TBX6 yields the protein MLSMEMYPSLNLGPQRIGDCFYREREPPAHMPLFPPACDVAAKSLQPRMLAPPPVPSEPAPKTQKDEVKMELENASLWKQFSSVGTEMIITKKGRRMFPGLRLKLSGLNPSLRYILLLDIIPADNSRYRFQGGSWQAVGGAEARLPDRVFIHPDSPATGAHWQSRTISFHYAKLTNNTLDSQGHIILHSLHRYQPRIHVIEARDVLRWGGGQHSFVFPETQFITVTAYQNSKITELKINSNPFAKGFREDGMNSKKQRDARQKRKIAVLTETLDIVNCDPCDSTEILSQPTTTTTTTSTTSSTDLQALALASLPPLPDPSCEFRPDEASYEDTLIPDQPLDLGQAFMASQMSDISISMANGMQDTPGNEVANGMIERTNTMGEPAYTCTFPAAQTNSSSFSSAPLPQSSSSFSSLSIPDSSDTSDPQPSIPPIDYPPIFSSSPTLSSSSTTPSLQQTSFTFPTPPPSNTSSPQPLLSSSSPSSNTFHTIPETISPHAPADTSFTATPSTCQPGLQDQISTHPLLTQPGQALQGETIPSANNSPSIQSSAAFIYPNILPTNPDPASLTALPLPIQNPPPPSTLPCAPTSFAFPSVHPHMQNLVSPSSGHSALHLPNLSHQAQAPSLSAPFPSSTFTHRSSSLPPPSFQPSSCLGVSSTFQQTVSSTPSLRPAAHPQSFPNASTSSSTSYPPVEMGAVAQFNPPAPYRPEMVLHHQSLLPQLDPSLQSCIPSTPPTALYPAFPSYPLRLCQDPHPSLSIPFRHLYRQHQHGHHHPQGSYLDMSTRAVF from the exons ATGCTCAGCATGGAGATGTACCCCAGTTTGAATCTGGGACCGCAGAGGATCGGAGACTGCTTTTACAGAG AGCGTGAACCTCCTGCTCACATGCCGCTGTTTCCTCCTGCCTGTGACGTGGCGGCCAAATCCCTGCAACCAAGGATGCTGGCGCCGCCTCCAGTCCCCAGCGAGCCTGCCCCCAAAACCCAAAAAGATGAAGTCAAGATGGAGCTGGAGAACGCATCTTTGTGGAAACAGTTCAGCTCAGTGGGCACAGAGATGATCATCACAAAGAAGGGCAG ACGGATGTTTCCTGGGCTGAGGTTAAAGCTGTCAGGCCTGAATCCGTCTCTCCGTTACATCCTCCTCCTGGACATCATCCCAGCAGACAACTCCCGCTATCGATTCCAAGGTGGTAGCTGGCAGGCTGTCGGCGGGGCAGAAGCGAGGCTTCCAGACCGGGTTTTTATTCACCCAGACTCCCCTGCCACAGGCGCTCACTGGCAGAGCCGGACAATCTCCTTTCACTATGCCAAGCTCACTAACAACACACTGGACTCACAGGGACAT ATCATCCTGCACTCACTACATCGCTACCAGCCCAGAATCCATGTGATTGAAGCCAGAGACGTGCTGAGGTGGGGTGGAGGACAACACTCGTTTGTTTTCCCCGAGACCCAGTTTATCACAGTGACAGCCTACCAGAACAGCAAG ATCACAGAGCTGAAGATCAACTCCAACCCTTTTGCTAAAGGTTTCCGGGAGGATGGCATGAACAGCAAAAA aCAAAGAGATGCAAGACAGAAGCGCAAAATAGCTGTTTTGACTGAGACCTTGGATATTG tgaACTGTGACCCATGCGACTCTACTGAGATCCTGTCGCagcccaccaccaccaccaccaccaccagcaccaccagcagcacAGACCTGCAGGCCCTCGCACTGGCCTCTCTGCCTCCACTGCCAGACCCCTCCTGTGAGTTCAGACCGGATGAGGCCTCCTATGAGGACACGCTGATCCCGGATCAGCCATTAGACCTCGGCCAGGCATTCATGGCGTCCCAGATGTCTGATATCAGCATCTCTATGGCCAATGGGATGCAGGACACACCTGGAAATGAGGTGGCAAATGGCATGATTGAACG aacaaacactATGGGTGAACCAGCTTACACCTGCACCTTCCCTGCAGCTCAGACCaactcctcctctttctcctcagcTCCACTTCCTCAgtcatcctcctccttctcctccctctccatccCCGACTCTTCAGATACGTCTGATCCTCAGCCCTCCATCCCTCCTATTGACTACCCCcccattttctcctcctcccccacgctctcctcctcctcgacCACTCCCTCACTGCAGCAGACCTCCTTCACCTTCCCCACGCCGCCTCCTTCTAACACTTCCTCGCCACAGCCGCTCCTGTCCtcatcctccccctcctccaacACCTTTCACACCATCCCAGAGACAATCAGCCCTCACGCTCCAGCTGACACCTCCTTTACTGCCACACCTTCGACATGTCAGCCCGGTCTGCAGGATCAAATATCCACCCATCCCCTGCTCACCCAGCCTGGTCAGGCACTGCAGGGTGAAACTATTCCCAGTGCAAATAATTCACCCAGCATTCAAAGCTCAGCGGCGTTTATCTATCCAAATATCCTGCCTACAAATCCTGATCCTGCTTCACTTACAGCTCTGCCTCTCCCCATCCAAAACCCCCCACCTCCTTCCACTTTGCCCTGCGCGCCCACATCTTTTGCCTTCCCCTCAGTGCACCCACACATGCAAAACCTTGTGTCTCCCAGCTCTGGCCACTCTGCCTTGCACCTCCCAAATCTGAGCCATCAAGCCCAGGCGCCCTCGCTCTCAGctccttttccttcctccaCCTTCACTCATCgctcttcctcccttcctccccctTCTTTCCAACCCTCCTCTTGCTTGGGTGTGTCCTCTACTTTCCAGCAGACTGTCTCCTCTACTCCATCGCTGCGTCCAGCAGCCCATCCTCAAAGCTTTCCTAATGCCtctacttcctcctccacctcataCCCTCCTGTTGAAATGGGGGCAGTCGCCCAGTTCAACCCCCCTGCCCCCTATCGCCCAGAGATGGTACTGCACCACCAATCTCTTCTCCCTCAACTGGATCCATCACTTCAGTCCTGTATTCCCTCCACTCCTCCTACAGCCCTCTACCCTGCCTTTCCATCCTATCCTCTGAGGCTGTGTCAGGACCCTCACCCGTCCCTCTCCATCCCATTCAGGCATCTGTACAGACAACACCAGCATGGCCACCACCACCCACAGGGGTCCTACCTGGACATGAGCACAAgagctgtattttaa